In Rosa rugosa chromosome 4, drRosRugo1.1, whole genome shotgun sequence, the genomic stretch atGATCATTAACAACAGCATTAGTCAAGCCTTCAACAAGATGCAGAATATTGGAATCAGAAATATTACTACTGTAGCCAGATGTGTGATTTGGACAATCTAGGACCACTTCAATACCAATTCCAGGCTGAGTACTAACATTAATATTGCCATTTGCTTCTTCAAACTGTATCACAGTATGAGCAGTTGGACTAAAAGGAGATAAAGAACTAGTAGTATTGCAAGCTTCTGAAGAAAGTATGGGACTGGTAACATGTGGAATGGAGCCAAGCTCACATGAAGAATTGGTAACAGGCATAGGGAGCAAATTAGGTGAACAATCTGAGAATTCATTTTGTTCTGAAAAAGAGGTATCAAATTGTGAAGAAGTGATAAAGTTATGAGATGGACCTGTATGAGTAGTTACAGTAGCTGGTGATGTGTGATGGACAGGTGTGGGCAAAATAGACTGAGTAAAAGACTGAGACTGAGGAAGATAAGGTTGTACCATTGACTGTGAAGCCTTGGCTGATGATCTTTGTAAATCACTAGAAGATTAAGTGTTGGACAGATGTCGAGACACTTGAGCAAAAGGGAAAGAATCTTCGTCAAAAAATACATGCCTGGAGATAATGCATTTCTTTGTGCTCAAATGGTAGCAAATATAACCCTTGTAACCAGCAGCAAAACCAAGGAAGATACATTTTGCAGTCTTTGGTTGTAGTTTGTCACTTCTATATGGTGTCATTAGTGGATAACATGCACAGCCAAACACTCTTAACAATTCCAAAGAAGGCTGAGTATGATAAAGTTTTGCAAAAGGTGATTCCATATTATTCACTGGTGTAGGCATTCTATTGATGAGATATATGGCCAAGGCACATGCATGATACCAGAAGATGGGAGGTAAAGATGAATAGTACAAAGGGATTGAAAGTAGGAAAACActtcacttttatttttcatgGGAAAAATCCAAGTATATCTAGTACAATCATCTATGAATAGTACAAAGTACTTAAAACCATCAATGGAAACATGAGGTGATGTCCCCCAAACATCTTAATGAACAATCTCAAATGGAACTAAACATTTTGTTTGTGAAGTATGGAAGGgaagtttctgaaattttcctAGAAGACAAGCTTCACACATAGAGTTGTTATCTAGTTTACTAACTATATTTCCTTTATTCAGCATTTGACTCACAACTTCATTTGATGGATGACCAAATCTCTTATGCCAAAGAGAATGTTTGACAATCCTACCAAGAAAAGCTGAAGATGTTCGTGAAGAAACCTGAGCTGAAGTAGATGCACTTGAAAGTTTCTGTAACTGAAAAGGTAGGTTAAATGGTATGGGGTACAAGCCTTGTTTACTCAGTCCTTGGTACAATATTTTGCCCAACACCTTGTCCTGTATTACACACATAAATTCATCAAACCAAACAGAGCAGTTATTTTGCTTGCATAACTGGTATATGGAAAGCAAATGTGTAGCAAGTTCAGGTATAAGTAAAATGTTATTCAATATAAGCTTGCCAAGCATTGCATCACCAGTATGTGTAATCTTGAGATAGTTACCATTACCAACTTGAACAGAATCAGTAGCCTTGTATGGTGCAACATTATTGAGGAGCTGAACTTCACTTGTCATATGGTTTGTGGCACCAGAGTCTGCAAGCCAGAAGTGTGGTGGATTAGGTGGAGTTGCAGCAGCAAGCATTACCTGGATTTCTTCATTCTGTTGTTGCTACTGTTGTTGACCAGGAAAGCCAATGATATAATAACATCTGTCAGCAGTATGATTATCTCTACCACAGTATTGGCATTCAACATTTGAGCTTCAAGCACCTCCAGGATTGAAGTTGTTGAGTGACCTGCAAGTCTTTGCACCATGACCAACTTTTCCACAAAGTTGACAAGTAATAGATGTGCCACCAGCattattgttattgttgttcCTGTAGAAATTTCCACTGTTGAAGTTTCCATTGTTTCTGTTGAACCCATTTCCACCAGTAGCATTGTTGTTTCTGTTGGAAAAGAAAACACCTCTTCCAACACCATTGCCCCTGCCACCAGTAAAGTTGTTATTTCTTCCTCTTCCTACATAGAATCCAGTCATTGGAAAAGAAGTGTCCCTCATGGCAAAGGGTGTGTATGGAGAAAAGCCATATGGAAGTGCATGTATGGGAATGTATGGAGGCTGTGAAGTTACAACAGGTTGTTGAACTTGAGCAGTTTGTGGTAAAGGACTGAATCCAGGGGGCACATTGGCATTAGGAGACTGAAGTGTAATGGTGGGGGAGCCGGAAGAACTTGCAGCCTGAAGAGATGTTGTGGATGAAGCAGAAGAACTTGGGGGTGATGCCTGGTTTTTAGCTAGCAAAGCAGTGAGATTCAGTGGGGAGCTAGACTGCATTTCATTCTCAATATCTACTTCAACAGCTTTGAGCAAAGTTTTCAATTCTCCCATAGTACATGTCACAAATTGAGCTCTAATAACTGTCTTGATTGCAACATATTCAGAAGGTAATCCTCTCAAAACCACAACCACAATGTCTTCATCATCAAGAAACACACCCACAGTTTCTAGTGCATCTCTAGCAGCCTTGACTTTATCCAGGTAGGTTTCTATATTGTCTTACCCTTTCTTTAAGCCTTGAAGATTAGATTTCAGCTGTAGGATATTTTGTCGATTTGGAGCAGCAAATTTCAGTTTAAGATTGACCCACATTTCAGCAGCAGACTTACTGCCAACAGCACAAGACATGGCAACATgactaaggccccgtttgggattgcttcgcttttaaaaaaatcagcttttgttcaaaattttagattttattgtgtttggtaaataaataaaaagcagctttaattggaagttataggtcactgacagcagattttagaagcagcccagatgttacttttagaagctgctgtagatcaaaacacactctatagtttttttatttactgacagcacttttaaaaatattatttaccaaacacgaaactgttttgattcacagctgattattctcacaacacagcagcaacagttttttttaaaagtcacagcaatcccaaactagccctaagtGTTTGTCCAAGCATATTGACTATACTTTGATCCTGAGTTTTCCAAGCAATATATGCAGAGTTGATAACATTAGTGACTCCATCTTAATCAAGAACAAACTGTGGTGGACAACGAATGGTTCCATCCTAGAGATTCTGGCCTTTGAGAAAGGATTCAAGTCTAAACAACCAAGTCGGATAGTTTGTCTCATCAAGCAGAATATTAGGCAAATATACAGTAGTTTGTGTGGCCTGAGTAGTAGTCATGACTGAAATTGAAGTAGAGCTTAGTACACGATGCTAGGGTTTCAACAAAATTTGTACTACTTTGAGCTTGTGCAAACAAACAGCTTATAATAGTGAAATCGAACACTAATTATAACAGATCGAAGCTTCAAGAATGTAAAGCAGTACTGAATCTCAACAAATTTAGTGAATCTTGAACAAATCTCAATCTCTGATCTTGATAATGAAAAAACTAGCTTCCAATACTGAAATCGAGTACTAACTATAGTAGATCTGAGCTTTGATGATGCAAATCGAAAGAAATCTTcaacaaaaattgaaagaaatgtCTACTAAAACtgattgaagatgaagaacataTATGTTGCTGCTGAAACTCGAAGATGAACAAAACCGAGTGTATTGAAGCTTGAATCTGTGCTTGAATTGCTGAAAAATCACTGGAAAATTGAGGTCACTGATcaacctggctctgataccatgaaagtgTTTGAGTATTTGcttaagagagaagaaagaaatttcTGGAGAAAAATAGCTGAATCTATTTCTTGATGCTTAGTTGTTACAGATTGAGGAGCTGAGTCTATTTATACAAGAAACGGATGCATAGATGAGCACCACGTGTCAATCATCTGTGTATATGCTAACTAACTATCTAACTAACTTGACGTAACAAAAAACTAATAGCTAACAATTAACAACCCTAACTGAGCTAAGCTAATTAACAACACTTATTATCAAAGGACTAATTAACTAGAAAACTAATTACTATGGCTAACATCTAGTATATGAGGATGTGTATATAAAACTTCTCTTTAATCCCCTGTCCCATCCCCATCCTTGTTAGGGCTGGAACACAAGACCGTACTTCTAAAAAATAAGAAGCTACTGTCTTACCACCCCATCAAACAAACGCACCCTAGTAGCAAATTTGTTAAGTGAACTAACTAGTTTTTGACCATGCTAGTTGTCgattttgtttgaattttgtGACTCGATACAAATGAAAGTTGTGTAATGAAAAAGTTTCACATCGAAAAACATACATAATAACATAAGAAATATAATTTGTATTATAGTATGGAGATAAAACATCACACTTGATGTTACAATGAAGTTAAGAAGGGAGAATATCAATATTGTATCTTAATACGTAAGAGTGGGATATGCGATGTCAATTATCATCTAACAGTTGTCTCCTAGTTAATGTATTGTGCCAACTCAAATGTTTTAATCCCTTACATCTGAAGGTATGTTAACTACTTAGTCCCCACATTCGGATTCGAATTCCCCCGACGCTGATTGAAGTTAAATCTCAACCTATTCTTGGTGACTAGGAGGGAGGAAGCATTCTAACATGATCCCTCGGCacgattagtctctgggcctaagAAGCCTTTAAGGAACCGTGTGAtctcgataaataaataataataaaaaactacTTGATAATTGATTGAACAATCTTGCCTCATTCTTTATTCACTGTAATTGTTGTTATTATGTTTTTTAGGTCGTGATTAAGTTATATTGTCAATTGATCTGGATGAGGTCTTTTATACAAAAATGACATCTAGGGACTTCCGGCCATCTCTGAACTTAaaccaaatcaagagaaaaCTTATTATTAGGTTGTGTAAATACATTGTCCCAATCAGAATAGTGATTATATATCACAAAGTATATTAAGTGAAATTTTTCCATAAGTTTCATGCATGCATTTTGAGATAAAACCGTACTCACACCTGTTACCACTCAAGAGAGTTACTGAGTGAGACAATATTAGTGCAGCGTCTTATGGGCTATGTCCAAACAATTTGAAATTAACCTAATGGATCAGCATGTGGAGTAAGGAGTGGTCAAGAACTTGAAGGTGGTGTGGCTTCTTGAGGATAAAAAATTAACTGCTTATATCCAAGCTAGGCGAAGCATACTACAGACGAACTGATCAAATGCTTAAATGTCTTGCGCATGAGATTTCTCAACAAGTACATGATAACATGAATGTGCGTAAAGATAATAGACAATGTAGATGATTGAAGGTGAAACTTAGAGAAACGATTGTAATTTGATTCAAAGTAGAGATTTCTCTAAATTGCATCAAATTCCTGGATAAAACTCCGTACATAGTATCGGTTAATGTGGTTGAGGATGGTATTTGTGCCGCTGCAAGGATACTCCCTAGGGCTTGTATGTACGAGTTTGACCTTCTTCATAGTTCAACTTCTTACTATCGCGGCTTCAATTCCGAGTTGAGAGGATTCGCTAACAAGCACGTGGTAGCAACTTTTATTTGATTATATTCTTCCTATATATTAAAGTAACATAAAAACATGTGTCGATGACTCTGGAAAAGAAAAGGACTTGGACAAGTGGCCAAGTGGTGCAGGGGAATACTCGTGGAAACttctattttcttgttttctttggcAAAGAGTGGAAGTTTCTTTCATCGCTTCAAGTAAATCCATGCGAAAGATGGGAATATTTCGGCAAAACTCAGTAGTAAAAATATCAAACAATAAACTTTTTAGCTAGATTAATTGTACATTTCATCACCATTCAAATTTTgacatatttacttagttaaaATGAATATAATAGTTAATTCTTCTAGAAAAAGAATCAAATATTATAAAGAGAATTGATATATCCATTTTTTGTTCTAC encodes the following:
- the LOC133744184 gene encoding uncharacterized protein LOC133744184; amino-acid sequence: MSCAVGSKSAAEMWVNLKLKFAAPNRQNILQLKSNLQGLKKGDALETVGVFLDDEDIVVVVLRGLPSEYVAIKTVIRAQFVTCTMGELKTLLKAVEVDIENEMQSSSPLNLTALLAKNQASPPSSSASSTTSLQAASSSGSPTITLQSPNANVPPGFSPLPQTAQVQQPVVTSQPPYIPIHALPYGFSPYTPFAMRDTSFPMTGFYVGRGRNNNFTGGRGNGVGRGVFFSNRNNNATGGNGFNRNNGNFNSGNFYRNNNNNNAGGTSITCQLCGKVGHGAKTCRSLNNFNPGGA